One region of Peribacillus simplex genomic DNA includes:
- a CDS encoding RNA polymerase sigma factor translates to MSKYRKEEIADWYDQHSKSILSFILLMVKDYQQSEDLTHDTFVKAYLYHNSFNQHSSEKTWLFSIAHNLTVDFLRKRKPSRFFKEVFLLQKDNNSLPEEMIQIKEESFELYKALGEIKDTYRKVIVLRKIKGFSIEDTAKILSWSESKVKSTLFRAIPALKKQLIKEGYLDEKAI, encoded by the coding sequence TTGTCGAAGTACAGAAAAGAAGAAATTGCAGATTGGTATGACCAACATAGTAAATCCATTTTAAGTTTTATTTTATTGATGGTTAAGGATTATCAACAATCAGAGGATTTGACCCATGATACCTTTGTAAAAGCGTATTTATATCATAATTCATTTAATCAGCATTCCAGTGAAAAAACATGGCTATTCAGTATCGCTCACAATTTAACGGTTGATTTTTTAAGAAAACGCAAACCCAGCAGGTTCTTTAAAGAAGTATTTCTTTTGCAAAAGGACAATAACTCATTGCCTGAAGAAATGATTCAAATAAAAGAGGAATCATTTGAACTATATAAAGCGTTAGGGGAAATCAAAGATACATATCGAAAGGTGATCGTTTTAAGAAAGATCAAAGGCTTTTCTATTGAGGATACGGCAAAGATATTGAGCTGGTCTGAGAGTAAAGTTAAATCGACTCTTTTTAGAGCTATTCCTGCATTGAAAAAACAATTAATAAAGGAGGGGTATTTGGATGAAAAAGCAATATGA
- a CDS encoding histidine phosphatase family protein, which produces MLKKIFIVRHCEAQGQPSESPLTEKGLKQAKYLVDFFNNAKIDRLISSPFLRAIQSVEALSEKTNIKIEIDERLSERTLSTTDLLDWYEKLKATFNDMELKFEGGESSQEAMNRIVNVVEEVFKSGTENTVIVSHGNIISLLLKNYNSDFDFECWKNLSNPDVFQIICINNEVILERIWDEDKVIKI; this is translated from the coding sequence ATGTTAAAGAAGATTTTCATTGTCAGACATTGCGAAGCACAGGGGCAACCTTCGGAATCACCATTAACAGAAAAAGGTTTAAAACAAGCGAAATATTTAGTTGATTTCTTCAATAATGCAAAAATTGACCGATTAATATCAAGTCCTTTTTTGCGTGCTATTCAATCAGTAGAAGCATTAAGTGAGAAAACAAATATTAAAATAGAGATTGATGAACGCCTCTCAGAACGCACACTAAGCACAACGGACTTACTTGATTGGTATGAAAAACTAAAAGCAACATTTAATGATATGGAATTAAAATTTGAAGGAGGAGAGTCAAGTCAAGAAGCAATGAATCGAATTGTAAATGTTGTAGAAGAAGTCTTTAAAAGTGGGACTGAAAACACAGTAATCGTCAGTCACGGAAATATAATATCCTTACTTTTAAAGAATTATAATAGTGACTTTGATTTTGAGTGTTGGAAAAACCTTAGTAATCCTGACGTTTTTCAAATAATCTGTATTAATAATGAAGTGATCTTGGAACGTATATGGGATGAAGATAAAGTAATAAAAATCTAA
- a CDS encoding protein phosphatase 2C domain-containing protein — protein MKDTQTSRTYKGEEFSWVGSQEDFIDNPDIQKLNPIIVGRYGGNSKAGQNKNEDGCLVWSNKNEDWEFVIILDAHYTAESAEIVIELFKQNKTDMENLLTFPTTNHYMFKNLEEKVLNLFQSDKFLSICRKVKGEASCLIVVRKHKYLWWFSVGDCILYLFHQDLVALGQYQLNQRQFYEWVGQVNTFDNKVPCYTSGTRELRKGLNHIFLTTDGLIECSNTPFINPSEIFKVFANCQNDEGIKLLLQEIQENNVRDSTTIVTWEVYISEEASKPSD, from the coding sequence CTGAAGGATACACAAACTTCAAGGACTTATAAGGGTGAAGAATTTAGTTGGGTTGGAAGTCAGGAAGATTTTATTGATAATCCAGATATTCAAAAGCTTAACCCAATTATAGTTGGACGATATGGAGGAAACTCAAAAGCAGGTCAAAATAAGAACGAAGATGGTTGCTTAGTCTGGTCAAATAAAAATGAGGACTGGGAATTCGTAATTATATTAGATGCACACTATACTGCCGAGAGTGCTGAGATAGTGATCGAACTTTTTAAACAGAATAAAACTGATATGGAAAACCTATTAACCTTTCCTACTACAAATCATTATATGTTTAAAAACCTTGAAGAGAAGGTATTAAACCTTTTTCAAAGTGATAAATTTCTTTCAATTTGTCGTAAAGTAAAAGGTGAAGCCTCCTGTTTAATCGTAGTACGAAAACATAAGTATCTTTGGTGGTTTTCGGTAGGAGACTGTATTCTTTATTTATTTCATCAAGATTTAGTTGCACTTGGACAATATCAACTCAATCAAAGACAATTCTATGAATGGGTAGGACAGGTCAACACATTTGATAACAAAGTGCCTTGTTATACCAGTGGGACAAGAGAGCTAAGAAAAGGGTTAAATCATATTTTTTTGACTACTGATGGTTTAATAGAATGTTCAAATACCCCTTTTATTAATCCAAGTGAAATATTTAAGGTGTTTGCTAATTGTCAAAACGACGAAGGTATTAAATTATTGCTGCAAGAAATTCAAGAAAACAATGTTAGGGATAGCACTACCATAGTTACCTGGGAAGTTTATATATCAGAAGAAGCAAGTAAACCAAGCGACTAG
- a CDS encoding GNAT family N-acetyltransferase, with the protein MIYDNLNKTITSKRLVLRLFQKSDAVAVTKLCNNYNIYKNTLYLPYPYSIEDALSWIEHHLDNFNTNKSYEFAITDKESEELYGAIALSNNQKFNNGEIAYWIGEKFWGNGYATEAAQAILHFAFEEKQYHKVFARYFHSNPASGRVMQKLGLKKEGILIDHVRKENRFEDLVYYGIINSEGL; encoded by the coding sequence ATGATATATGATAATCTAAATAAAACAATTACCTCTAAAAGGCTAGTACTAAGACTGTTTCAAAAATCTGATGCAGTAGCTGTTACTAAACTTTGTAATAATTATAATATTTATAAAAATACATTGTACCTACCTTATCCATACTCTATCGAGGATGCTTTATCATGGATTGAGCATCATCTTGATAATTTTAATACTAATAAATCATATGAATTTGCTATAACAGATAAGGAAAGTGAAGAATTATATGGGGCTATAGCGTTATCTAACAACCAAAAGTTTAATAATGGTGAAATAGCCTATTGGATTGGTGAAAAATTTTGGGGAAATGGATATGCTACAGAGGCAGCGCAAGCTATATTGCATTTTGCATTTGAAGAAAAGCAATACCATAAAGTATTTGCCCGTTACTTTCATTCAAATCCAGCTTCAGGAAGAGTGATGCAAAAATTAGGCTTGAAAAAAGAAGGGATATTAATTGACCATGTGAGGAAAGAAAATCGATTTGAAGATCTAGTATATTATGGAATTATTAACTCAGAAGGATTATAG
- a CDS encoding MBL fold metallo-hydrolase, whose protein sequence is MRIANGVEMLELEAEAFGGKAVIHPTLLWDDKEAILIDTGMPGQYEQIISAMDRIGLSLDKLKAVILTHQDIDHIGSVPEILKATKRSIEIFAHELDKPYIEGEISLIKTNPKSMAKILDSLPEDQSRIMLELCKNPPKAKIDTTLSDGQELPYFGGIKVLFTPGHTPGHISLYLKKSRVLVAADAMIYIDGNLRGPVEQTTLDMDTAISSLDKFLRYDIESVICYHGGVCNNKVHTQIENIIKNL, encoded by the coding sequence ATGAGAATAGCTAATGGAGTTGAAATGCTTGAGTTAGAAGCTGAAGCGTTTGGAGGGAAAGCAGTCATACACCCGACGCTTCTCTGGGATGATAAAGAAGCTATTTTGATAGATACAGGAATGCCAGGACAATATGAGCAAATAATCTCAGCAATGGATAGAATAGGTTTATCATTAGATAAATTAAAAGCAGTTATATTAACACATCAAGATATTGACCATATTGGAAGTGTGCCAGAAATCTTAAAGGCAACTAAAAGAAGTATTGAAATATTCGCTCATGAACTTGATAAGCCATACATAGAAGGGGAAATTTCTCTTATTAAAACGAACCCTAAAAGTATGGCTAAGATTTTAGACTCTCTTCCAGAGGACCAATCAAGAATAATGCTTGAGCTTTGTAAAAATCCTCCTAAAGCTAAAATTGATACTACTTTATCGGACGGTCAAGAACTACCCTATTTCGGAGGGATAAAAGTTCTATTTACTCCTGGACATACCCCTGGACATATAAGCCTGTATTTGAAAAAAAGTAGAGTTCTTGTTGCTGCTGATGCAATGATTTATATAGATGGGAATCTAAGAGGACCCGTTGAGCAAACAACACTCGATATGGACACTGCGATTTCTTCTTTAGATAAATTTTTAAGGTACGATATTGAATCTGTAATTTGCTACCACGGGGGAGTATGTAATAATAAGGTTCATACCCAAATTGAAAATATCATTAAAAACTTATAG
- a CDS encoding VOC family protein yields MIKGLYEAHLPVSNLEKSIKFYKKLDLEIAYQNDKVAFFWIEKGKSWLGLWETNQVEIPYHPSIRHVALQIDIEDMTSAKDWLNSKGIEIRTAFDLTEEQQPLVLDNNPQAHAAIYFNDPDGNSLELIAPLRLDFEESFGEMSLEDWYRRNAAHN; encoded by the coding sequence ATGATAAAAGGTCTTTACGAGGCACATTTACCTGTAAGTAATCTTGAAAAATCAATAAAATTTTATAAAAAATTAGATTTAGAAATTGCATATCAAAATGATAAAGTAGCTTTCTTCTGGATTGAGAAAGGTAAAAGTTGGCTTGGTCTATGGGAAACAAACCAAGTAGAAATTCCGTACCATCCTTCAATACGACATGTAGCTTTACAAATAGATATAGAGGACATGACATCAGCAAAAGATTGGTTAAATAGTAAAGGAATCGAAATTCGTACAGCTTTTGACTTAACTGAAGAACAACAACCTTTAGTTCTTGATAACAATCCACAAGCTCATGCAGCTATTTATTTTAATGACCCAGACGGAAATTCTCTTGAATTAATTGCTCCTTTAAGATTGGACTTTGAAGAATCCTTTGGAGAGATGTCATTAGAGGATTGGTATAGAAGAAATGCTGCCCACAACTAA
- a CDS encoding YhgE/Pip domain-containing protein — MIRGEWKNIFSHRKTGLTLIVILFVPLLYSSIFLSAFRNPYSKTGDLPIAVVNEDLGSKFSGQNLQLGKDLVHDLKQNHSFKWKFTNSKEAFKGLKNEDFYMVVEIPNDFSKNGATLLDKHPSKMGLRYYTNPGKNYTASKIATSGISKINEKISNSITKQYAVTLFNSLNEVGENLQKAAEGANKIDQAANEITNSSKTLQDHLQSLAAGTVLFKDGTQSLRNGTQQFQTEIGQLSNGVQTLNSGMDNLENGLGVLNKTGENLAKGSKQLEQGANDLKRNLQQAHQGTIEIQDKVDPLLIALGDINERQPEMISQLNSLQQILQGQNQLVKEQKRIILKSKSLSEEEKQQLLLNLDTFMSLSTADDLKQEITEFESTMLTVSQNSQQVQSQLDLFAKGQLSMYEGANKLAEGQHTLSSNLGTFNKMLAEVHSGANKLTDGTRAVSDSILKMDNASNQFTKGIEKLNSSANQFSEDSQKLADGSASIYKGSSHLSDGTGQLHSSLQSGATKANELKMNDKNYDMLSNPINLEPHKISEVNEYGAGLIPYILSIGLMASALIFSSSYQLKETPLEPTSGASWFLSKHSVVIVVSLIQSILAVTILIQGMGLEVKNAWGLYLFTILTSLTFLSLAQMLCTIFGKIGQIIGFILLLLQIGGSSGTFPIALAPPFYQHIHAFLPMTYAIKGFRDLISIGNDLHDVWSYALMLAVFGFVLNAGTYLFFVLQLRHKKSISAA, encoded by the coding sequence ATGATAAGAGGCGAGTGGAAAAATATTTTCAGCCATCGCAAAACTGGGTTAACATTGATAGTCATTCTTTTTGTACCGTTGCTCTATAGCAGCATTTTTCTATCCGCTTTTAGAAATCCTTATTCTAAAACTGGAGATCTTCCAATTGCAGTAGTAAATGAAGATCTGGGATCAAAATTTTCTGGGCAGAATTTACAGTTAGGAAAAGATTTGGTTCATGATTTGAAACAGAATCACTCGTTTAAATGGAAATTTACCAATAGTAAAGAAGCGTTTAAAGGATTAAAAAATGAAGATTTTTACATGGTAGTCGAAATTCCAAATGATTTCTCTAAAAATGGAGCTACCTTGTTAGATAAACATCCTAGTAAAATGGGCCTGAGATATTACACAAATCCGGGGAAAAACTATACTGCATCAAAGATAGCAACCTCTGGAATTAGTAAAATCAATGAGAAAATATCAAATTCTATCACAAAACAATATGCAGTCACATTATTTAATAGTTTAAATGAAGTAGGCGAGAATTTACAAAAAGCAGCTGAAGGAGCGAATAAAATAGACCAGGCTGCCAACGAAATTACAAATTCCTCCAAAACACTACAAGACCATTTGCAGAGTTTAGCTGCTGGTACCGTCTTATTTAAAGATGGTACACAAAGTTTACGCAATGGAACTCAACAATTTCAAACGGAAATTGGTCAATTGTCTAACGGGGTTCAAACACTTAATAGTGGTATGGATAATTTAGAAAATGGCTTGGGTGTCCTTAACAAAACTGGTGAAAATCTCGCCAAAGGTTCTAAACAATTAGAACAAGGAGCTAATGATCTTAAAAGAAACCTACAGCAGGCACACCAAGGTACAATTGAAATTCAAGACAAAGTTGACCCACTATTAATCGCGTTGGGGGATATAAATGAAAGACAGCCTGAAATGATTAGTCAACTGAACTCCTTACAACAAATCCTTCAAGGGCAGAACCAACTAGTTAAAGAACAAAAAAGGATTATCCTTAAAAGCAAAAGTCTTTCTGAGGAAGAAAAACAACAGTTGCTTTTGAATTTGGATACTTTCATGTCTCTTTCCACTGCAGATGATTTAAAACAAGAAATTACGGAATTCGAGTCTACGATGTTAACCGTTTCACAAAATTCACAGCAAGTGCAGAGTCAACTTGATCTGTTTGCAAAAGGACAACTATCGATGTATGAAGGCGCTAATAAATTGGCTGAAGGGCAACATACCCTTAGTTCAAATCTAGGGACATTTAACAAAATGTTAGCCGAAGTACATAGTGGTGCTAACAAATTAACAGATGGAACTCGCGCTGTTTCCGACAGTATATTAAAAATGGACAATGCAAGCAATCAATTTACAAAAGGGATTGAAAAACTTAACTCTAGTGCCAATCAGTTTAGTGAAGACTCTCAAAAACTTGCAGATGGTTCCGCATCAATATATAAGGGATCTTCCCATCTATCTGACGGAACAGGTCAATTACATTCTTCGTTACAATCTGGTGCTACAAAAGCGAATGAATTGAAAATGAATGATAAAAATTACGACATGTTGTCTAATCCAATAAATTTGGAACCACACAAAATCAGTGAGGTAAATGAATATGGAGCTGGCTTAATTCCTTATATTTTGTCTATTGGTTTGATGGCTAGTGCATTAATTTTCTCTTCTAGTTATCAACTTAAAGAAACACCGTTAGAACCAACATCCGGGGCTTCTTGGTTCCTCAGTAAGCACAGTGTTGTTATTGTGGTTAGTTTGATTCAATCCATTCTAGCAGTTACTATACTTATCCAGGGGATGGGTCTAGAAGTTAAAAATGCATGGGGCTTATATCTATTTACAATTTTGACGAGTCTTACTTTCCTATCTTTGGCGCAAATGCTCTGCACCATTTTTGGAAAAATAGGACAGATTATTGGATTCATTCTACTCTTATTGCAAATTGGCGGTAGCTCAGGTACATTCCCTATAGCGTTAGCACCTCCATTTTATCAACACATACATGCATTCCTTCCAATGACGTATGCTATAAAAGGATTTCGGGATCTTATCTCGATTGGAAATGATCTACATGATGTATGGAGCTATGCGCTAATGTTAGCCGTGTTTGGATTTGTCTTGAATGCTGGTACTTACTTATTTTTTGTTCTTCAATTAAGACATAAAAAAAGCATCTCTGCCGCTTAA
- the ltrA gene encoding group II intron reverse transcriptase/maturase has translation METKLLRIAELAKSEPKMKFTSLAHLLNEQSLTQCHHELPNKKATGVNGTTKEQYSENLEENIKDLVSKLKRKSYRPVPVRRMYIPKLNSTKKRPLGIPEHEDKIVQKGITKILNTIYENDFLDCSFGFRPNRNCHDALKILNHYIEKKSVSYVVDVDIKGFFDNVDHKWMMEFLNLRVTDPNLQRIISRFLKGGYMEEGKKYKTDNGTPQGGVISPILANVYLHYVLDLWFEKVVRKQCKGQAYIVRYADDFVCCFQHKSEAQQFFHSLKLRLKKFNLEIAEDKTKIIPFGRFAENNAKRDGSNKPDTFDFLGFTHYCGKSKQGKFRVKRKSSNKKVQGKLKESKEWLKINRNKDIHTIMDRFKRSLIGYYNYYCMTDNIQMVNSFKERLEYLLFKWLNRRSQRKSFTWDKFNLFLRKYPLPSPRIKVNIYELRKEISYLL, from the coding sequence ATGGAAACAAAACTACTAAGGATAGCAGAATTAGCAAAATCCGAGCCTAAAATGAAATTTACATCTCTTGCGCATTTATTAAATGAGCAATCGCTAACACAGTGTCATCATGAACTACCTAATAAAAAGGCGACTGGTGTTAACGGAACGACTAAAGAACAATACAGCGAAAACTTGGAAGAAAATATAAAGGATTTAGTAAGTAAGCTTAAAAGAAAAAGTTATCGCCCTGTTCCAGTAAGAAGGATGTATATCCCAAAACTCAATTCTACCAAGAAAAGGCCTTTGGGGATACCGGAACATGAGGATAAAATTGTACAAAAAGGCATTACAAAAATACTAAATACTATCTATGAAAATGACTTCCTAGATTGTTCATTTGGTTTCCGTCCTAATAGAAATTGCCATGATGCGCTGAAAATACTAAACCATTATATTGAAAAGAAATCAGTAAGTTATGTAGTGGATGTAGATATCAAGGGTTTCTTTGACAACGTTGACCACAAGTGGATGATGGAGTTCTTGAACCTCCGAGTCACCGACCCTAACCTACAGAGAATAATCAGCAGGTTTCTTAAAGGTGGATACATGGAGGAAGGTAAGAAGTACAAAACAGATAACGGTACACCGCAAGGTGGAGTAATATCTCCGATATTAGCGAATGTATATCTCCATTACGTTCTCGACTTATGGTTTGAGAAAGTGGTTAGGAAACAATGTAAAGGGCAGGCCTACATAGTAAGATATGCAGATGACTTTGTTTGTTGTTTTCAACATAAAAGTGAAGCTCAGCAATTCTTCCATTCATTAAAGCTTAGATTGAAGAAGTTTAACTTAGAGATAGCCGAGGATAAAACGAAAATTATACCCTTTGGGAGGTTTGCAGAAAATAATGCAAAGCGAGATGGGAGTAATAAACCGGATACCTTTGATTTCCTAGGGTTTACTCACTATTGCGGGAAAAGCAAACAAGGGAAATTTCGAGTGAAACGGAAATCTAGTAATAAGAAAGTCCAAGGTAAACTAAAAGAATCTAAAGAATGGCTGAAGATTAATAGAAATAAAGATATTCATACGATCATGGATAGATTTAAACGCTCACTCATAGGTTATTACAACTATTATTGTATGACCGATAACATACAAATGGTTAACAGCTTCAAAGAGAGACTCGAATACTTACTATTTAAATGGCTAAACAGAAGAAGCCAAAGAAAGTCCTTTACATGGGATAAATTTAATCTCTTTCTCCGTAAATATCCACTGCCTTCACCAAGAATCAAAGTGAATATCTATGAACTAAGAAAAGAGATTAGCTACCTTCTGTAA
- a CDS encoding DUF2975 domain-containing protein, with amino-acid sequence MNVKRGSTTFLKVIIFLVGIAVLALCIFLVPKIGNFAGELYPDIAYMKSLVLIDMYVAAIPFYFALYQAFKLLSYIDKNQAFSELSVKALKNIKHCAITISTLYLLGMPLYYLMAKRVDPPSFIPIGLVIIFASMVIAVFAAVLQRLLQEAINIKSDNDLTI; translated from the coding sequence ATGAATGTTAAACGAGGTTCAACCACTTTCTTAAAGGTAATTATTTTCCTGGTTGGAATTGCAGTTCTTGCACTGTGCATATTTTTGGTGCCTAAGATCGGGAATTTTGCTGGGGAATTGTATCCAGATATTGCTTATATGAAATCTCTCGTTTTAATCGATATGTACGTGGCAGCGATCCCTTTTTATTTCGCTCTTTATCAAGCCTTTAAACTTTTAAGCTATATTGATAAGAACCAAGCGTTCTCGGAATTATCGGTAAAGGCTTTAAAGAATATAAAACACTGTGCCATCACGATCAGCACCTTGTACCTATTAGGTATGCCACTCTACTATCTCATGGCGAAAAGAGTTGACCCTCCAAGTTTCATACCAATCGGATTGGTCATTATTTTCGCCTCAATGGTGATCGCCGTTTTTGCTGCTGTTCTCCAAAGACTTTTACAAGAAGCTATTAATATAAAATCAGACAATGATTTAACGATCTGA
- a CDS encoding helix-turn-helix domain-containing protein, with protein MAIIINIDVMLAKRKMSVTVLSERVGITMANLSILKNGKAKAVRFSTLEAICKTLDCQPGDILEYKGDEDTQ; from the coding sequence ATGGCGATTATCATCAATATTGATGTGATGTTGGCAAAAAGGAAAATGAGCGTAACAGTACTTTCGGAGAGGGTTGGAATTACTATGGCGAATCTTTCCATTCTGAAAAATGGAAAAGCAAAAGCGGTTCGTTTTTCAACATTAGAAGCGATATGTAAGACTTTGGATTGTCAGCCAGGTGATATTTTGGAGTACAAGGGCGACGAAGACACTCAATAA
- the bla gene encoding class A beta-lactamase produces MNKRWFYQILAPIGLVLMVAGCSDEKKQVVQQAETEHTGGTNQTSENITAKETVMEKFKQLEKEYDARLGVYAIDTGTKETVEFRENERFAYASTFKALAAAVLLKQNPISVLEEIRTFTNEDIITYSPITEDFVNKGMSLGKIAEAAMQYSDNTAGNLLFEELGGPDGFEKALRESGDTITMADRIEPDLNEAIPGESRDTSTPKALATTLEVFGISEYLPADKQEIFTNWLKGNTTGDSLIRAGVPESWEVGDKSGAGGYGTRNDIAIVWPPNREPIIIAIMSSRNEENASFNDKLIAKAAKVIAQAYSNNK; encoded by the coding sequence ATGAACAAAAGATGGTTTTATCAAATACTGGCACCAATAGGATTGGTGCTTATGGTTGCAGGCTGCTCAGATGAGAAAAAACAGGTTGTACAACAAGCAGAAACAGAACATACCGGGGGAACTAACCAAACGTCAGAAAATATTACGGCAAAAGAAACCGTAATGGAGAAATTTAAACAACTTGAGAAGGAATATGATGCAAGGCTTGGGGTCTATGCCATTGATACAGGAACGAAAGAAACCGTGGAATTTCGTGAGAACGAACGATTTGCGTATGCATCTACATTCAAAGCCCTAGCCGCAGCTGTATTGTTAAAGCAAAATCCGATATCAGTGCTTGAGGAAATAAGGACATTCACCAATGAAGATATTATTACCTATTCTCCGATTACAGAAGACTTTGTGAACAAAGGAATGAGTCTTGGAAAGATAGCTGAAGCAGCGATGCAGTATAGTGATAATACAGCAGGAAATCTTCTGTTCGAAGAATTAGGCGGACCAGATGGATTTGAAAAGGCGTTACGGGAAAGTGGCGATACTATCACAATGGCTGACCGTATTGAACCAGATTTGAACGAAGCTATTCCTGGGGAATCACGGGATACAAGTACCCCTAAAGCACTTGCAACTACCCTTGAGGTGTTTGGAATCAGTGAGTACCTTCCTGCCGATAAGCAAGAAATTTTCACAAATTGGCTAAAAGGGAATACTACAGGTGATTCCCTCATTCGAGCTGGTGTACCAGAAAGTTGGGAGGTTGGAGATAAGAGCGGAGCCGGTGGCTATGGGACTCGAAATGATATAGCGATTGTGTGGCCGCCAAATCGAGAACCGATTATTATAGCGATCATGTCAAGTCGCAATGAAGAAAATGCAAGCTTTAATGATAAACTCATCGCAAAGGCTGCAAAAGTGATTGCTCAGGCCTACTCTAACAACAAATAG